The Candidatus Acidiferrales bacterium genome includes a region encoding these proteins:
- a CDS encoding alanine--glyoxylate aminotransferase family protein → MNATFPELNPPVRIMLTPGPSLMHPRVYRAMVTPIIGHLDYRFMGVMDEVQTMLRNVMRTKNKLTIPLSGSGSAAIEAAMINFLEEGDAAIICVAGHFAERMAEVATRVGATVIRVEAPWGQPVDPQKVREAARGQKIKLIGMVHGETSTGIFQPIAPYREVADECGALLVVDAVATLAGVPLDVDQDRIDVCFSGTQKCLSAPPGMAPITVGPRGEEVLSRRKSKVSSWYLDLTIVQKYWGKDRTYHHTPPISLIFGLHEALRMVEEEGLEGRWQRHKLHAQALVAGLEGMGLEMVAAPAHRMITVIAIKAPAGIEEVKVRRRMLDEHNLEIAGGFGQFAGKIFRIGLMGYGAHRNNVLLVLATLEKVLGEFGFRAPAGAGVVAAERVYAGAHELADVRT, encoded by the coding sequence ATGAACGCCACCTTTCCCGAACTCAACCCGCCTGTCCGGATCATGCTGACGCCCGGGCCGTCGCTCATGCACCCGCGCGTCTATCGCGCCATGGTCACGCCCATCATCGGCCACCTCGATTACCGCTTTATGGGCGTCATGGACGAAGTGCAGACGATGCTGCGGAATGTCATGCGCACGAAGAACAAGTTGACGATTCCCCTCTCGGGCAGCGGCAGCGCCGCGATTGAAGCGGCCATGATCAATTTCCTGGAAGAGGGCGACGCGGCGATCATCTGCGTGGCCGGCCATTTTGCCGAGCGCATGGCAGAAGTGGCGACTCGGGTGGGAGCCACGGTGATCCGCGTGGAGGCGCCGTGGGGGCAGCCGGTGGATCCGCAAAAAGTGCGCGAGGCAGCCAGGGGGCAAAAGATCAAGCTCATCGGCATGGTGCATGGCGAAACTTCAACCGGCATTTTTCAACCGATCGCACCTTATCGTGAGGTTGCCGACGAATGTGGCGCTTTGCTGGTGGTGGACGCGGTGGCAACGTTGGCCGGCGTGCCGCTCGACGTGGATCAGGATCGAATAGATGTCTGCTTCAGCGGAACGCAGAAGTGCCTGAGCGCGCCTCCCGGGATGGCCCCGATTACGGTTGGGCCGCGCGGCGAAGAGGTTTTGAGCCGCCGCAAGTCCAAAGTTTCAAGCTGGTATCTGGACCTGACCATCGTCCAAAAATATTGGGGCAAGGATCGAACCTACCACCATACGCCGCCGATCAGCCTTATCTTCGGCCTGCATGAAGCGTTGCGCATGGTGGAGGAGGAGGGGCTGGAAGGGCGCTGGCAGCGACACAAGCTGCACGCCCAGGCGCTGGTTGCCGGCCTGGAAGGAATGGGGCTGGAGATGGTGGCAGCGCCGGCGCATCGCATGATCACCGTGATTGCCATCAAGGCCCCGGCGGGAATCGAGGAAGTCAAAGTCCGCCGGCGAATGCTGGACGAGCACAACCTGGAAATTGCGGGCGGGTTCGGCCAGTTTGCCGGAAAAATTTTCCGCATCGGCTTGATGGGGTACGGCGCCCACCGCAACAACGTGCTGCTGGTGCTGGCGACGCTGGAGAAGGTGCTGGGCGAATTTGGCTTCCGCGCCCCGGCGGGCGCGGGCGTCGTGGCGGCGGAACGAGTCTATGCCGGCGCGCATGAGCTGGCCGACGTTCGAACCTAG